A DNA window from Tachysurus fulvidraco isolate hzauxx_2018 chromosome 4, HZAU_PFXX_2.0, whole genome shotgun sequence contains the following coding sequences:
- the etaa1b gene encoding ewing's tumor-associated antigen 1 isoform X1 — translation MAVRRDYVYSSTALDDVETPKHRSRRRFNCCPNGDSPSEADALQDIIWDPASPPQMRTGKAAGESDRVVEISEIVNRIAPNEEKPVDKDSVLHWIGDSAIPCTPEIQQPRVRRFSARRQCNNVEDLMKLAKQFDLNMTRQHKDTLKRLQNSEGLNCKDLHKLNNLTATHPESKSISASIGEAKGLGHEEELHALFDGPTQQLSGRLSPLSTNYSQESRTEKPATHEMRPTTSNSKDLPEDAQVSKTDFDDDWENDDLLSDFVLEVTSNHLLSPCMGKPTSHIWSAGYKKCEPMMPASSSGASSRAHTITSHYTRNLSETYTNPSSSRADGPIRSGAITQLSKTTPDLVNTDSGYQIAHIQGGKQQTFMTTVGPEAKDIASSSGTTGKDLDPLWCDRDDDDDDLLCQACDDLERIADVKEKLRDKNSTKTSYSSPEVPSSTITTISSSMKRNLRTVQLQQPTEHRQPVCVFARSHSIPGASGIHGDKQSFSESASDLQVYHFSQKSKQYPFTQLMHATGPFGESTYNSTFKRHQSDPGTLRNKVFITAQPAVICSAAEIEKKKQEAIARRRLRLQATLKPDAPT, via the exons GAAAAGCAGCTGGAGAAAGTGACAGAGTTGTGGAAATATCTGAGATTGTTAACAGAATTGCACCAAAT GAAGAGAAGCCAGTGGATAAAGATTCAGTGCTTCACTGGATTGGGGATTCTGCTATCCCCTGCACTCCAGAGATTCAGCAACCCAGAGTTCGGCGGTTCTCAGCACG CCGGCAATGTAACAATGTTGAGGACCTGATGAAACTCGCTAAGCAGTTTGACCTAAACATGACTCGCCAACACAAAGACACTCTTAAGAGGCTACAAAATAGTGAGGGTCTAAATTGTAAAGACTTGCACAAGCTCAACAATCTCACTGCCACCCACCCAGAATCAAAGAGTATTAGTGCTTCAATTGGAGAAGCCAAGGGACTTGGCCATGAGGAGGAGCTGCATGCTCTGTTTGATGGACCAACTCAGCAGTTGAGCGGGAGATTAAGCCCTTTATCCACTAATTATTCACAGGAGAGCAGGACTGAAAAACCAGCTACTCATGAAATGAGACCAACCACTTCAAACAGCAAGGATCTTCCTGAAGATGCTCAGGTGTCAAAAACAGATTTTGATGATGATTGGGAGAATGATGATCTTCTGAGTGACTTTGTGCTGGAGGTGACTTCGAACCATCTTTTAAGCCCTTGTATGGGAAAACCTACTAGTCATATATGGTCTGCTGGTTACAAAAAATGTGAACCCATGATGCCAGCGAGTTCCTCTGGAGCAAGCAGCAGAGCTCACACAATTACCAGCCATTACACAAGGAATTTATCAGAAACTTACACCAATCCTAGTTCTTCTAGGGCAGATGGTCCGATCCGGTCTGGTGCAATTACTCAACTTTCAAAAACCACCCCTGATTTGGTGAACACAGATTCAGGATATCAGATAGCACACATACAGGGTGGAAAGCAGCAGACATTTATGACCACTGTTGGCCCAGAAGCAAAAGATATAGCCAGTTCATCTGGAACAACAGGGAAAGACTTAGACCCTCTTTGGTGTGAtagagatgatgatgacgatgatctGCTTTGTCAGGCCTGTGACGACCTGGAGCGAATCGCAGATGTTAAAGAGAAGCTAAGAGATAAGAATTCAACCAAGACCTCATATTCTTCACCTGAAGTACCTTCATCCACCATCACTACTATTTCTTCAAGCATGAAAAGAAACCTTAGAACTGTTCAGCTTCAGCAGCCCACAGAACATAGACagccagtgtgtgtttttgcacgCTCACATTCAATACCGGGTGCTTCAGGTATTCATGGAGACAAGCAAAGCTTTTCTGAATCAGCAAGTGACTTACAAGTATACCACTTTTCTCAGAAAAGCAAACAGTACCCTTTTACTCAGCTGATGCATGCTACAGGACCATTTGGTGAAAGCACCTACAATTCCACTTTCAAGAGGCATCAGTCTGATCCAGGGACATTGAGGAACAAAG TGTTCATCACAGCACAGCCAGCAGTGATTTGCTCCGCTGCTGAGATTGAAAAGAAGAAGCAGGAAGCTATAGCAAGGAGGAGATTGCGACTGCAAGCCACTCTGAAGCCTGATGCTCCCACATAA